A region of Corynebacterium glucuronolyticum DSM 44120 DNA encodes the following proteins:
- a CDS encoding NAD-dependent succinate-semialdehyde dehydrogenase, producing the protein MTYQNKLFLAGSFVDASDGGTFEVTNPRDGSVITAVASATEDDIKKAFDAACEAQPAWAKTSPRHRADILRRAYEEIMERKDEIAELMTLELGRALPDSQGESVYGAEFFRWFAAEAERMSGDYRLAPTGNARIVEVQQPVGPVLAITPWNFPLAMGTRKLGPALAAGCTVVLKPASKTPLTMLLLAEILDHAGLDKGVVSILPCSSSALEPLYSDPRLRKLTFTGSTAVGKELATKVPTARVSLELGGNAPFVVLSDADLDTAVEATATAKMRGAGQVCIAANRFIVHRDLRADFVAQVTESLKGTEYGPLSGDDQVEKVTELVDDALAQGATLVWQDEVPETGSWFPLTILDNVPTTARMYKEEIFGPVVAVYEAASDEDAIAMANDTNFGLAGYLFSANLQHALDSAERMEVGMVGVNKGGISDAAAPFGGVKDSGLGREGGFQGIEEFLERKLMSLPAPAAK; encoded by the coding sequence ATGACATACCAAAACAAACTTTTCCTTGCCGGATCCTTCGTCGATGCCTCAGATGGTGGCACCTTCGAGGTCACGAACCCGCGCGACGGATCTGTGATTACCGCCGTCGCCTCCGCTACTGAGGACGATATTAAAAAGGCATTCGACGCTGCCTGCGAGGCCCAACCAGCATGGGCTAAGACGAGCCCCCGTCACCGTGCCGATATTCTCAGGCGCGCCTACGAGGAGATCATGGAGCGCAAAGACGAAATTGCCGAGCTCATGACGCTCGAGCTCGGCAGGGCACTGCCGGATTCCCAAGGGGAATCCGTTTATGGTGCCGAGTTCTTCCGCTGGTTTGCTGCGGAAGCGGAGCGGATGTCCGGTGACTACCGCCTTGCGCCGACAGGAAACGCCCGGATCGTCGAGGTGCAGCAACCTGTCGGACCGGTTCTGGCCATCACGCCGTGGAACTTCCCGCTCGCCATGGGTACGAGGAAACTCGGCCCGGCTCTCGCTGCGGGTTGCACCGTTGTTTTGAAGCCGGCATCGAAGACACCTTTAACCATGCTCCTCCTCGCCGAGATCCTCGATCACGCCGGTTTGGACAAGGGGGTTGTCTCCATTCTTCCGTGCTCCTCGTCAGCTCTGGAACCGCTCTACTCCGATCCTCGGCTGCGCAAGCTCACCTTCACCGGCTCTACTGCTGTGGGGAAGGAATTGGCTACCAAGGTTCCCACTGCTCGTGTCTCGCTCGAACTCGGTGGTAACGCGCCGTTCGTTGTGCTTTCCGACGCTGATCTGGACACCGCCGTTGAGGCGACCGCAACAGCGAAAATGCGTGGTGCCGGTCAGGTCTGCATCGCCGCTAACCGGTTCATCGTGCACCGTGACCTGCGCGCCGATTTTGTCGCCCAGGTCACCGAATCTCTGAAGGGTACGGAATACGGTCCTCTCTCCGGTGACGATCAGGTGGAAAAGGTCACTGAGCTTGTCGACGATGCGCTGGCACAGGGAGCCACACTCGTCTGGCAGGATGAGGTCCCCGAGACAGGCTCATGGTTCCCACTCACAATCCTGGACAATGTGCCCACGACCGCGCGGATGTACAAAGAAGAAATCTTTGGTCCTGTCGTTGCCGTATACGAGGCTGCTAGCGACGAAGACGCAATCGCTATGGCCAACGACACGAACTTCGGGCTTGCAGGCTACCTTTTCAGCGCGAACCTGCAGCACGCGTTGGACAGCGCGGAGCGCATGGAAGTGGGCATGGTTGGGGTGAATAAGGGTGGCATCTCCGATGCTGCTGCGCCTTTCGGCGGTGTGAAAGACTCCGGCCTCGGTCGTGAGGGAGGCTTCCAAGGAATTGAGGAATTCCTGGAGCGCAAACTCATGTCGTTGCCTGCACCCGCTGCTAAGTAA
- the nadC gene encoding carboxylating nicotinate-nucleotide diphosphorylase, which yields MCDNVLASLGLDPQKARDFVQRALEEDLQWGADVTSLATLPRATATATANAREDGVLAGVSLALLAPEIYAPGAITVDVLRRDGAQVTGGEPIFTLTGPVTDILTVERTILNIVCQLSGVATHTAAWVRALDGCVSALTGQPVRVRDTRKTVPGMRVLQKMAVRCGGGVNHRMGLGDEALIKDNHIAAVGSVSAAIERVRDRYPEIPVEVECDRVEQVEEAVAAGARLILLDNMDPAQILKALEHTVPAGVRTEASGGLTLDNAAEYGQTGVDYIAVGALTHSSRVFDIGLDIGE from the coding sequence ATGTGCGACAACGTACTAGCCAGTCTTGGACTCGATCCGCAGAAAGCCCGCGACTTCGTTCAGCGTGCACTCGAGGAAGATCTGCAGTGGGGAGCGGATGTCACGAGCCTGGCGACCTTGCCTCGTGCCACCGCTACGGCGACAGCGAACGCCCGTGAAGACGGCGTTCTTGCCGGCGTTAGCCTCGCCTTGCTTGCCCCAGAAATCTACGCACCGGGAGCTATCACGGTTGACGTGCTACGGCGCGACGGTGCACAGGTCACAGGGGGCGAGCCGATTTTCACGCTGACCGGGCCTGTCACCGATATCTTGACCGTGGAGCGAACAATTCTCAATATCGTGTGCCAACTATCTGGCGTGGCCACGCATACGGCAGCGTGGGTTCGAGCCCTGGATGGTTGCGTTTCCGCGCTCACCGGGCAACCAGTGCGTGTGCGGGATACTCGCAAAACTGTCCCCGGGATGCGGGTACTGCAGAAAATGGCCGTCCGCTGCGGAGGGGGTGTCAATCACCGGATGGGGCTCGGCGATGAAGCGCTTATCAAAGACAATCACATTGCTGCGGTGGGCAGCGTGTCGGCAGCGATAGAACGCGTCCGCGACCGATACCCCGAGATCCCTGTGGAGGTGGAGTGCGATCGGGTAGAACAAGTTGAAGAAGCCGTCGCAGCTGGTGCGCGGCTGATCCTGCTAGACAATATGGATCCAGCACAGATTCTTAAGGCTTTGGAACACACAGTTCCGGCTGGCGTGCGGACGGAAGCTTCGGGCGGATTAACGCTAGATAACGCGGCAGAATATGGACAGACAGGTGTGGACTATATTGCCGTAGGTGCGCTTACCCATTCCTCCCGTGTCTTCGATATTGGGCTCGACATCGGTGAGTGA
- a CDS encoding peptide ABC transporter substrate-binding protein, producing MFLKKTIAALTAGMLAFSLASCSNSESSSAAGGNYITARGSEPQNPLLPANTNEVGGGNIVDLIYSGLVYYDADGKIQNEMAESIDLEGDKTYKVTLKDGISFSDGSPITSESFVKAWNKAVEESMLSAYFFEPILGYKEGGSSMEGLKIIDDKTFTIELAQPEADFPTRLGYSAFFPMHESAYDDLNAYGENPIGNGPYKLAEWNHNKDATIVPNEEYDGVRTPKNDGVQFVFYAQNDAAYSDLLAGNLDITDAIPDSAFSTFENELGDRAVNQPAAIFQSFTIPESLPHFKGEEGNLRRQALSYAINREEITSTIFGGTRTPATDFTSPVIPGHSDSLAGAEVLTYNPEKAKELWEKADKISPFEGSVKISYNADGGHQAWVDAVANSIRNTLGVEAVGDPYPDFKSLRDEITNRTITSAFRTGWQADYPSLGNFLGPLYATGGGSNDGDYSNPEFDKLLKQAAGAPDPESANVFYNQAQELLLKDLPAIPLWYANVTGGYSENVDNVVFSWKSVPVYDQITKK from the coding sequence GTGTTTCTAAAGAAGACCATCGCGGCGCTGACGGCGGGCATGCTCGCTTTCAGCCTTGCGTCATGTTCAAACTCAGAAAGCAGTTCAGCCGCAGGAGGTAACTACATTACCGCGCGCGGCTCCGAGCCCCAGAACCCGCTTCTGCCGGCAAACACCAACGAAGTGGGCGGCGGAAACATCGTCGATCTGATCTACTCCGGTCTGGTCTACTACGATGCCGACGGCAAAATCCAGAACGAAATGGCAGAGTCCATCGATCTGGAAGGGGATAAGACCTACAAGGTCACGCTGAAGGACGGGATCTCCTTCTCCGATGGTTCACCGATTACTTCGGAGAGCTTTGTGAAGGCCTGGAACAAGGCCGTCGAGGAGTCCATGCTGAGCGCCTACTTCTTCGAGCCGATTCTCGGCTACAAGGAGGGAGGTTCCTCGATGGAAGGTCTCAAGATTATTGATGACAAGACCTTCACCATCGAGCTAGCCCAGCCGGAAGCTGACTTCCCCACGCGCCTCGGTTACTCGGCCTTCTTCCCGATGCACGAATCCGCTTACGATGACCTCAATGCTTACGGCGAGAATCCGATCGGAAACGGGCCGTACAAGCTCGCCGAGTGGAACCATAACAAGGATGCCACCATCGTTCCCAACGAGGAGTACGACGGCGTGCGCACTCCCAAGAACGACGGCGTGCAGTTCGTCTTCTACGCACAAAACGACGCAGCCTACTCCGACCTTCTGGCAGGCAACCTAGATATCACTGATGCTATCCCGGACTCGGCATTTTCCACCTTTGAGAATGAGCTCGGGGACCGTGCTGTTAACCAGCCGGCGGCCATTTTCCAGTCCTTCACAATCCCGGAGTCGCTGCCGCACTTCAAGGGCGAGGAAGGCAACCTCCGCAGGCAGGCTCTGTCGTACGCCATCAACCGCGAGGAAATTACCTCCACCATCTTCGGTGGCACCCGTACCCCGGCGACAGACTTTACTTCTCCGGTGATCCCCGGCCACTCCGATTCGTTGGCTGGTGCTGAGGTGTTGACGTACAACCCGGAGAAGGCGAAGGAACTGTGGGAGAAAGCAGACAAGATCTCCCCGTTCGAGGGTTCTGTGAAGATTTCCTACAACGCCGATGGTGGACACCAGGCATGGGTCGATGCCGTAGCCAACTCGATCCGCAACACACTCGGTGTGGAGGCCGTGGGCGACCCGTACCCAGATTTCAAGAGCCTGCGTGATGAGATCACAAACCGCACCATCACCTCAGCTTTCCGCACCGGCTGGCAGGCCGACTACCCGTCACTCGGTAACTTCCTCGGACCGTTGTACGCAACCGGCGGTGGATCCAACGACGGTGATTACTCGAACCCCGAGTTTGACAAGCTGCTGAAGCAGGCAGCTGGTGCGCCGGACCCCGAGTCCGCCAACGTCTTCTACAACCAGGCGCAAGAGCTCCTGCTGAAGGATCTGCCAGCGATCCCGCTGTGGTACGCCAACGTCACGGGCGGCTACTCGGAGAACGTCGACAACGTCGTCTTCTCCTGGAAGTCGGTTCCGGTGTACGACCAGATCACCAAGAAGTAA
- a CDS encoding ABC transporter permease has protein sequence MLRYIGRRLLQMIPVFIGATLLLYSLVFLMPGDPVAALGGDRGISEAARARIEAEYNLDKPFIVQYLLYLKGILTLDFGTTFSGQPVAHVMANAFPVTIKLAVMALAFEAILGISVGVIAGVRRGGIFDSTVLLVSLFVIAVPSFVIGFVLQFLVGVKWGLLPVTVGRNESFEALLMPAVVLGALSFAYVLRLTRQSVSENLSADYVRTATAKGMSKSSVMGRHVLRNSLIPVVTFLGADLGALMGGAIVTEGIFGINGVGGSIYQAILKGEPATVVSFTTVLVIVYIIANLIVDLIYALLDPRIRYA, from the coding sequence ATGCTCCGCTACATCGGACGGCGCTTGCTCCAGATGATCCCCGTGTTCATCGGTGCGACACTGCTTCTTTACTCCCTCGTCTTCCTCATGCCCGGCGATCCCGTGGCAGCCCTCGGCGGTGACCGAGGCATCAGCGAGGCGGCGCGGGCACGCATCGAGGCAGAATACAACCTCGACAAACCATTCATCGTTCAGTATCTCCTCTATCTCAAGGGAATCCTCACACTCGACTTCGGCACGACATTTTCTGGTCAACCCGTAGCGCACGTGATGGCGAACGCGTTCCCTGTGACCATCAAGCTCGCCGTCATGGCCTTGGCATTTGAAGCCATCCTGGGTATTTCCGTCGGTGTGATCGCAGGCGTTCGCCGTGGCGGAATCTTCGATTCCACCGTCCTCCTCGTTTCCCTCTTCGTTATCGCCGTGCCGTCTTTCGTCATCGGCTTTGTTCTGCAGTTCCTCGTCGGCGTGAAATGGGGTCTCTTACCCGTCACCGTCGGGAGGAATGAATCATTCGAAGCCCTCCTCATGCCCGCCGTAGTCCTCGGCGCGCTTTCGTTTGCATACGTCTTGCGCCTGACACGGCAGTCGGTCAGTGAGAATCTCAGCGCCGACTACGTGCGCACGGCGACGGCAAAAGGCATGAGCAAGAGCTCTGTCATGGGCCGCCACGTTCTGCGCAACTCGTTGATTCCCGTGGTTACCTTCCTCGGTGCCGATCTCGGCGCCCTGATGGGCGGTGCCATCGTGACCGAGGGAATCTTCGGAATCAACGGTGTGGGCGGCTCGATCTACCAGGCGATCTTGAAGGGAGAGCCGGCGACCGTCGTCAGCTTCACTACCGTACTCGTCATTGTGTACATCATCGCCAACCTCATTGTTGACCTCATTTACGCACTGCTAGATCCGAGGATTCGCTATGCCTAA
- a CDS encoding ABC transporter permease — MNDTVTGRRILPGQEYYVSATDEQGLGAVDAVPDDSAPSSMWGEAWRYLRKRPMFWASAVLILCAVLLALFPQMFTSTDPRFCELSNSLAGPESGHPFGFDRQGCDIYSRVIYGARASVTVGILTTVAVTILGTIIGSIAGYFGGIWDTIFSRLTDIFFAVPLVLAAIVVMQMFKEQRTIWTVVIALSIFGWTNIARITRGAVMSVKNEEFVTAARAVGASKFTILTSHILPNAAAPIIVYATVALGTFIVAEATLSFLGIGLPSTVVSWGGDISAAQASLRTQPMVLFYPAIALALTVLSFIMMGDVVRDALDPKARKRS, encoded by the coding sequence ATGAATGACACTGTGACCGGGAGACGCATCCTGCCTGGCCAGGAATACTACGTCTCTGCAACCGATGAACAAGGACTAGGCGCGGTGGATGCCGTGCCTGATGACTCCGCACCAAGTTCCATGTGGGGTGAGGCGTGGCGCTACCTGCGCAAGAGGCCAATGTTCTGGGCTTCAGCTGTCCTGATTTTGTGCGCCGTCCTGCTTGCTTTATTCCCGCAGATGTTCACCTCGACCGACCCGCGGTTCTGTGAGTTGAGCAATTCTCTCGCCGGACCTGAGTCCGGCCACCCGTTCGGTTTTGACCGACAGGGCTGTGATATTTACTCGCGTGTCATTTACGGTGCACGCGCCTCGGTGACAGTGGGTATCCTGACCACCGTTGCCGTCACCATTTTGGGCACCATCATCGGATCCATTGCAGGTTATTTCGGTGGGATCTGGGACACGATTTTTTCCCGTCTCACGGATATCTTCTTCGCTGTTCCGCTCGTTCTCGCCGCGATCGTGGTGATGCAGATGTTTAAGGAGCAGCGCACGATCTGGACGGTGGTCATTGCACTCAGCATCTTTGGCTGGACCAACATTGCGCGCATTACGCGCGGTGCCGTTATGAGTGTGAAGAACGAGGAATTTGTGACAGCGGCTCGGGCCGTAGGGGCCTCGAAATTTACTATCCTGACGAGCCACATCCTTCCCAATGCTGCAGCTCCGATCATCGTCTATGCCACGGTTGCGCTAGGAACGTTTATCGTCGCGGAAGCGACGCTGTCCTTCCTCGGCATTGGTCTTCCCTCCACCGTGGTTTCTTGGGGCGGTGACATTTCTGCCGCACAAGCATCGCTGCGCACCCAACCGATGGTGTTGTTCTACCCGGCTATCGCACTAGCCCTGACGGTTTTGAGCTTCATCATGATGGGCGATGTTGTCCGCGATGCCCTGGACCCGAAGGCGAGGAAGCGCTCGTGA
- a CDS encoding dipeptide ABC transporter ATP-binding protein, producing the protein MSTPQQQETSASTSTPLLQVRDLKVEFESTTGVVEAVRDFDLTIYPGQSVAIVGESGSGKSTAAMSFLGLLPGSGKVTQGSITFEGEELTGLSDKEWQKYRGSHIGLVPQDPMSNLNPVWRIGTQVEEALRANNIATGSEAHEKVVELLGHAGLPDAERRAKQFPHEFSGGMRQRALIAIGLAANPRLLIADEPTSALDVTVQKRILDHLGTLIKESGTALLFITHDLGLAAERADFVVVMHRGRIVEKGPSLDILRNPQHPYTQRLVKAAPSLASARIQSARNQGLTSSELKASQGSSDEAVVDVRNLVKEFEIRGAADGKKTLRAVDDVSFYLRRGTTTALVGESGSGKSTVANMVLGLLKPTSGTVTYEGRDMSTMSEKELFALRKKLQVVFQNPYGSLDPMYSIYRCIEEPLKLHKVGNRKQREARVAELLDMVNMPRSAMRRYPNELSGGQRQRIAIARAMALQPEVLILDEAVSALDVLVQNQIIQLLADLQEEFRLSYLFITHDLAVVRQTADDIVVMEKGRIVEKGTADSIFDSPQETYTQELIAAVPGLNIELGTGDHLGIEVQ; encoded by the coding sequence ATGAGCACACCGCAACAACAGGAGACCTCAGCGTCGACAAGCACACCCCTGTTGCAGGTCCGCGACCTGAAAGTGGAATTCGAATCCACCACTGGTGTCGTTGAAGCCGTCCGTGACTTCGACTTGACCATCTACCCCGGTCAGTCCGTGGCGATCGTGGGTGAGTCCGGCTCGGGGAAATCTACTGCGGCAATGAGTTTCCTGGGGCTGCTTCCGGGCAGCGGCAAGGTGACGCAGGGGTCCATCACCTTCGAAGGGGAGGAACTGACGGGCCTGAGTGACAAGGAATGGCAGAAATACCGTGGCTCGCACATCGGTCTCGTGCCGCAGGATCCGATGAGCAACCTCAACCCCGTGTGGCGGATCGGCACACAGGTGGAGGAGGCGCTGCGCGCCAACAACATTGCGACTGGTTCGGAAGCACACGAGAAGGTCGTCGAGCTTCTCGGGCACGCTGGGCTTCCCGACGCTGAGCGCCGGGCCAAGCAGTTCCCGCACGAGTTCTCTGGCGGTATGCGCCAACGTGCGCTCATCGCGATCGGTCTGGCTGCCAACCCCCGTCTCCTCATCGCCGATGAACCGACCTCAGCACTCGATGTCACCGTGCAGAAGCGAATCCTCGACCACCTGGGGACCCTCATCAAGGAATCCGGGACAGCCCTGCTGTTCATCACCCACGATCTCGGCTTGGCTGCCGAGCGCGCGGACTTCGTCGTGGTCATGCACCGCGGCCGGATTGTGGAAAAGGGACCGAGCCTCGACATCCTGCGCAATCCCCAGCATCCTTACACGCAGCGCCTGGTGAAAGCAGCGCCGTCGCTCGCCTCCGCACGCATTCAATCCGCGCGCAACCAAGGGCTGACGTCATCGGAGCTCAAGGCCTCTCAAGGCAGCAGTGATGAGGCTGTCGTGGATGTGCGAAACCTGGTCAAGGAATTTGAGATCCGTGGTGCAGCAGACGGGAAGAAGACCCTTCGTGCTGTCGACGATGTCTCCTTCTACCTCCGCCGCGGCACCACCACCGCGCTGGTAGGAGAATCGGGATCGGGCAAATCCACCGTCGCCAACATGGTCCTCGGGCTGCTGAAGCCCACGAGCGGCACGGTGACTTATGAAGGTCGCGATATGTCCACCATGAGCGAGAAAGAACTGTTCGCGCTGCGCAAAAAGCTGCAGGTTGTGTTCCAAAACCCCTACGGCTCCCTCGACCCCATGTACTCCATCTACCGGTGCATCGAGGAGCCACTCAAACTACACAAGGTAGGGAACAGGAAGCAGCGAGAGGCTCGTGTCGCAGAACTCCTAGACATGGTGAACATGCCCCGCTCCGCAATGCGGCGTTACCCGAATGAGCTCTCCGGTGGACAGCGCCAACGCATCGCTATCGCTCGCGCTATGGCTCTGCAGCCGGAGGTTCTCATCCTGGATGAGGCGGTGTCCGCGCTCGATGTGCTGGTGCAAAACCAGATCATTCAGCTGCTTGCGGACTTGCAAGAAGAGTTCCGCCTGAGCTACCTATTCATCACCCATGACCTCGCGGTCGTGCGACAGACCGCCGATGACATCGTCGTGATGGAAAAGGGACGGATCGTGGAGAAGGGGACCGCCGACAGTATCTTCGACTCTCCACAGGAGACCTATACCCAGGAGCTCATCGCTGCGGTTCCGGGGCTCAACATCGAGCTGGGAACGGGCGACCACCTGGGCATCGAGGTGCAGTAG
- a CDS encoding chorismate mutase encodes MSNTGAEDQLSEAEITQLRKEIDRLDHVILDAVKRRTEISRAIGRTRRASGGVRLVHTREVEIVNQFREEIGEEGPALAAILLRLGRGKLG; translated from the coding sequence ATGAGTAACACCGGTGCAGAAGATCAACTGAGTGAAGCAGAAATCACGCAGCTTAGGAAGGAAATTGACCGCCTCGACCACGTCATTTTGGACGCTGTAAAGAGGCGTACGGAGATCTCCCGCGCTATTGGCCGTACACGGCGTGCCTCCGGTGGTGTGCGCCTCGTGCACACCCGCGAGGTGGAGATCGTTAACCAGTTCCGGGAGGAGATCGGTGAGGAGGGTCCTGCCCTCGCCGCGATCCTGCTCCGCCTTGGCCGAGGCAAGTTGGGGTAG
- the pcrA gene encoding DNA helicase PcrA encodes MAPTDLVSDLNPQQRDAVLHDDSPLLIVAGAGSGKTAVLTRRIAHLLRFKGVQPWQILAITFTNKAAKEMQERVIGLIGPEAQNMAVATFHSTCVRILRRNAQLVPGLNSNFTIYDSDDSKRLLQQIAKDMDLDIKKFSPRVLGNKISGWKNELIGVDDAVKEHKVIGQVYGFYQERLRRANALDFDDLIGEVVRIFREHPDVTAYYRRRFRHVLVDEYQDTNHAQYEFISALVGKDGTGLCVVGDADQSIYAFRGATIRNIREFERDFPNATTILLEQNYRSTQNILSAANAVISHNEHRGKKNLWTDQGAGPKIIGYVADREEDEARFIASTIDDRNLPYNEVAVMYRTNAASRVIEDVFIRTGIPYRVVGGTRFYERKEVRDIIAYLRVVDNPDDEVSLRRIVNTPRRGIGDKALAFVTAFASRENISLYEAMRHVDEVDYLGARGRNAIAKFVAMMEELRAGTQEVGDLINLITDVSGYRDELEKSKDPRDEARLDNLNELVAYARDFAQQARANDEDDSVQAFLERVSLVADADQIPDAGQGVVTLMTLHTAKGLEFPYVFLPGWEEGQFPHMRSLGNTEEIEEERRLAYVGITRARKQLFISRALLRIAWGNPQTNPESRFLGDIPSSLIEWEREEPAYGVGGGYSSYGGNDGWIGGPRRVKKKPASSQSVPASSLKLAVGDMVNHEKYGVGTVREVSGIGKHTTVTIDFGSHGTIRLMLIGNIPMEKL; translated from the coding sequence ATGGCACCAACAGATCTTGTTTCAGACCTCAACCCGCAACAACGCGACGCCGTCCTGCACGACGACTCGCCACTACTTATCGTGGCAGGAGCAGGCTCCGGCAAGACCGCCGTGCTCACACGACGTATCGCGCATCTCCTTCGATTCAAGGGGGTGCAGCCATGGCAGATACTTGCCATCACCTTTACCAACAAAGCAGCAAAGGAGATGCAAGAACGCGTCATCGGCCTCATCGGTCCGGAGGCGCAGAACATGGCAGTAGCGACCTTCCACTCCACCTGTGTGCGGATTCTGCGCCGCAACGCACAGCTGGTTCCCGGTTTGAACTCCAACTTCACCATCTATGATTCGGATGATTCAAAACGTCTGCTTCAGCAGATTGCCAAGGACATGGACCTGGACATAAAAAAGTTCTCCCCACGGGTGCTTGGGAACAAAATCTCTGGGTGGAAAAACGAGCTCATCGGCGTGGACGACGCTGTGAAGGAGCACAAGGTAATTGGTCAGGTATACGGCTTTTACCAGGAACGTCTTCGCCGTGCCAACGCTCTCGACTTCGACGATCTCATTGGTGAGGTCGTACGGATCTTCCGTGAACATCCGGACGTTACCGCTTACTACCGCCGTCGCTTCCGCCACGTTCTCGTAGATGAGTACCAGGACACTAACCATGCCCAGTACGAATTCATCTCCGCACTGGTGGGCAAGGATGGAACGGGGCTGTGCGTTGTCGGTGATGCGGATCAATCAATCTATGCCTTCCGTGGTGCTACGATTCGAAACATTCGCGAATTCGAGCGCGATTTCCCCAACGCCACCACCATTCTGCTGGAGCAGAACTACCGCTCCACACAAAACATCTTGTCTGCTGCTAACGCAGTTATTTCGCACAATGAGCACCGCGGCAAGAAGAACCTCTGGACTGACCAGGGGGCAGGTCCAAAGATTATTGGCTACGTGGCCGATAGGGAAGAAGACGAGGCGCGGTTCATCGCCAGCACCATTGACGATCGAAACCTGCCCTATAACGAGGTAGCGGTCATGTATCGCACGAATGCCGCCTCCCGCGTGATTGAAGATGTCTTTATCCGCACCGGCATTCCGTATCGCGTCGTCGGCGGTACGCGGTTCTATGAGCGCAAAGAAGTCCGTGACATCATCGCGTACCTCCGTGTCGTAGATAATCCCGACGACGAGGTGTCGCTGCGACGAATTGTGAACACGCCACGGCGCGGTATCGGTGACAAGGCTCTCGCCTTCGTCACAGCTTTCGCCTCTCGAGAGAACATTTCGCTGTATGAGGCGATGCGACACGTTGACGAGGTGGATTATCTCGGTGCACGTGGTCGCAATGCGATTGCTAAGTTCGTCGCCATGATGGAGGAACTGCGTGCCGGTACGCAGGAGGTTGGTGACCTCATCAACCTGATTACAGACGTGTCGGGCTACCGGGACGAACTGGAAAAATCGAAGGACCCGCGGGACGAAGCCAGGCTGGATAACCTCAATGAGCTCGTCGCGTACGCCCGCGATTTTGCGCAGCAAGCCCGCGCCAATGACGAAGATGACTCTGTCCAGGCGTTCCTCGAACGGGTTTCCCTTGTCGCCGATGCTGACCAGATCCCCGATGCGGGGCAGGGCGTGGTCACCCTCATGACGCTGCATACAGCGAAGGGACTCGAGTTTCCCTACGTCTTCCTGCCCGGGTGGGAGGAAGGCCAGTTCCCCCACATGCGCTCGCTGGGGAACACGGAAGAGATTGAGGAAGAGCGCCGTTTGGCTTATGTGGGAATTACGCGGGCAAGAAAGCAGCTGTTTATCTCCCGCGCGCTGCTCCGGATTGCTTGGGGAAATCCGCAAACGAATCCAGAATCGCGCTTCCTTGGAGATATTCCCTCCTCGCTCATCGAGTGGGAGCGTGAGGAACCAGCCTACGGCGTGGGCGGTGGTTACAGCTCGTACGGTGGCAACGATGGATGGATCGGCGGTCCGCGCCGGGTGAAGAAGAAACCAGCTTCCTCGCAGTCTGTTCCGGCATCCTCATTGAAACTGGCTGTGGGGGACATGGTTAACCACGAGAAGTATGGTGTAGGCACTGTCCGGGAAGTGTCCGGAATTGGTAAGCACACGACGGTAACCATCGATTTCGGATCACACGGAACGATTAGGCTTATGCTTATCGGGAACATCCCGATGGAGAAGCTCTAA
- a CDS encoding M23 family metallopeptidase, with amino-acid sequence MSHQRSTAGAHRKAPSAPKGRVSLVAVTTGVVSTAGATGAVAANITADSVTTTHNQVQLVAETATATPTTSNESPQVLNIAEFKPAANVQDQIAKAVEYDNERAAADEAARAPLVVRPAEGTLSSGFGSRWGVLHAGVDIAGPMGSAIVAAEDGVVIDAGPASGFGNWVRIKHEDGTITVYGHMETVETTVGAQVHAGQRIAGIGSRGFSTGPHLHFEVHPNGGGAIDPIPWLAERGINL; translated from the coding sequence ATGTCTCATCAGCGGTCGACAGCCGGGGCCCACCGTAAGGCTCCAAGCGCACCGAAAGGTCGCGTCAGTTTAGTTGCTGTCACCACCGGTGTTGTTTCCACCGCCGGCGCAACCGGTGCCGTCGCTGCGAATATCACCGCAGACAGTGTGACAACAACCCATAACCAGGTGCAGCTCGTCGCCGAAACTGCAACCGCTACCCCAACCACCTCCAACGAATCTCCGCAAGTTCTTAACATTGCCGAGTTTAAGCCAGCTGCTAACGTTCAAGACCAAATCGCCAAAGCCGTCGAGTACGACAATGAGCGCGCCGCAGCCGACGAAGCCGCACGCGCACCTCTCGTAGTTCGCCCAGCTGAAGGAACCCTTTCCTCTGGCTTCGGCAGTCGCTGGGGTGTCCTCCACGCCGGTGTCGATATCGCCGGTCCGATGGGATCAGCAATCGTTGCCGCCGAAGATGGTGTCGTCATCGACGCAGGCCCGGCCTCCGGCTTCGGCAACTGGGTACGTATCAAGCACGAAGATGGGACAATCACCGTTTACGGCCACATGGAGACCGTTGAAACGACGGTAGGTGCCCAGGTCCACGCAGGCCAGCGCATCGCCGGCATCGGCAGCCGGGGTTTCTCCACCGGCCCTCACCTACACTTCGAAGTTCACCCGAATGGTGGCGGAGCTATCGATCCCATCCCGTGGCTCGCCGAACGAGGAATAAACCTCTAA